In Brachionichthys hirsutus isolate HB-005 chromosome 5, CSIRO-AGI_Bhir_v1, whole genome shotgun sequence, a single genomic region encodes these proteins:
- the phlda2 gene encoding pleckstrin homology-like domain family A member 2 — protein sequence MKMSAQEASQVLKEGELEKRSDNLLQLWKRKTCVLTHDSLSLYGDAHKRSKGKQLKLQSIRKVDCVERTGKFVYFTIVTTGNKEIDFRCPGEENCWNAVITMALIDFQNRKAVQDFKTRQDESASPGQQERRMARAP from the coding sequence ATGAAAATGTCCGCGCAGGAGGCGAGCCAGGTGCTGAAGGAGGGCGAGCTGGAGAAGAGGAGCGACAACCTGCTCCAGCtctggaagaggaagacgtgcgTCCTCACGCACGACAGCCTGAGCCTCTACGGCGACGCGCACAAGCGCTCCAAGGGcaagcagctgaagctgcagtccaTCCGGAAGGTGGACTGCGTGGAGCGCACCGGGAAGTTCGTCTACTTCACCATCGTGACCACCGGAAACAAGGAGATCGACTTCCGGTGCCCGGGGGAGGAGAACTGCTGGAACGCGGTGATCACCATGGCGCTGATCGACTTCCAGAACCGGAAGGCCGTCCAGGACTTCAAGACGCGGCAGGACGAGAGCGCGTCGCCGGGCCAGCAGGAGCGGCGCATGGCCCGGGCGCCCTGA